In Vibrio hippocampi, a single genomic region encodes these proteins:
- a CDS encoding MFS transporter, which produces MPLALLALTLSAFAIGTTEFVIVGLIPTMASDLNVSLPSAGLLVSLYALGVAIGAPVLTALTGKWNRKHVLLSVMSLFVIGNLLAWQAPGYNTLIFARILTGLAHGVFFSIGSTIATGLVPKEKAASAIAIMFTGLTVALVTGVPLGTYIGQTFGWQSTFLIVALLGLIALIGSAFLVPSNLKQPAAAKLSSQLKVLTQPRLLLVYAITALGYGGTFTAFTFLAPILQQETGFSANAISLIMLVYGVSVAIGNIWGGKMADKMGPIKALTIIFAGLATILVIFNFTAVNPIAAVATILVWGAFAFGNVPGLQVYVVKLAEKYTPDAVDVASGLNIAAFNVGIALGSWGGGMIVSEMGLMHTPWIGAVVVLVALALTQISGRLDKRTAIHLSEKSVLVK; this is translated from the coding sequence ATGCCATTAGCACTTCTCGCATTGACGCTAAGCGCCTTTGCTATTGGAACGACAGAATTTGTGATCGTAGGGCTGATCCCGACGATGGCTTCTGACTTAAATGTCTCATTACCATCCGCAGGACTGCTAGTGAGCCTTTACGCATTGGGTGTCGCGATAGGCGCACCGGTATTAACCGCTTTAACCGGTAAGTGGAACCGTAAACACGTGTTACTTTCGGTTATGTCATTATTTGTGATCGGCAATCTATTGGCCTGGCAAGCACCAGGTTACAACACCCTTATCTTTGCTCGCATTTTGACTGGTTTGGCTCATGGTGTGTTTTTCTCTATCGGCTCTACGATTGCTACAGGTCTTGTACCTAAAGAAAAAGCAGCAAGCGCGATTGCGATTATGTTTACAGGATTAACTGTTGCGCTAGTGACAGGCGTGCCACTTGGCACTTACATCGGTCAAACCTTTGGTTGGCAATCGACTTTTCTGATTGTTGCGCTATTGGGATTGATTGCGTTGATTGGTAGTGCTTTCTTAGTGCCAAGCAACCTAAAACAGCCTGCTGCCGCTAAACTGTCATCGCAGTTAAAAGTGTTAACCCAGCCAAGGCTACTACTCGTTTATGCGATTACGGCATTGGGTTACGGTGGTACATTTACTGCTTTCACTTTCCTTGCTCCAATTTTGCAGCAGGAAACAGGATTTAGTGCCAATGCTATTAGCCTAATTATGTTGGTGTACGGTGTATCCGTGGCGATTGGTAATATTTGGGGCGGAAAAATGGCCGATAAGATGGGACCAATTAAAGCGCTGACGATTATTTTTGCAGGACTCGCGACTATCCTAGTGATATTTAACTTTACTGCTGTTAACCCTATCGCAGCGGTAGCGACTATTTTAGTTTGGGGGGCTTTTGCATTCGGTAATGTTCCTGGCTTACAAGTTTATGTAGTGAAACTGGCTGAAAAATACACCCCTGATGCTGTGGATGTTGCATCTGGTCTAAACATTGCGGCGTTTAACGTTGGTATTGCTCTTGGCTCTTGGGGAGGAGGTATGATTGTGTCTGAAATGGGATTGATGCATACCCCTTGGATTGGTGCCGTGGTCGTACTTGTTGCGTTGGCTCTGACTCAAATCAGTGGTCGCCTTGATAAGCGTACCGCAATTCATTTGTCGGAAAAAAGTGTACTTGTGAAATAA
- a CDS encoding transposase: MTQARSQQVCLEATPYYHCVSRCVRRTFLCGYDEQSQTSYEHRRGWIQSRIKQLSQVFCIDICAYAVMSNHYHVVVHINQQQAKALSDFDVIERWSQLHTKPLLIQRLLSNQINSVAELNAVYEIVEQWRERLYSLSWFMRELNFDIAMKANREEDCTGHFWESRYKSQALLDEKALLAAMAYTDLNPIRASTAKRSETSDYTSIQDRLKALNRGQHTAPCLHPFVGSSTNDMLAGIPFRLMDYLELVDWTGRQLRQGKARINPELPPLLQRLSLTQQEWLKVCTQLEKQRATLVGGKASFPSVLIKMQRHRMCGYQLG, translated from the coding sequence ATGACCCAAGCTAGAAGTCAGCAAGTCTGTTTAGAAGCTACACCGTACTATCACTGCGTTTCCCGCTGTGTTCGCCGTACATTTCTGTGCGGTTATGATGAACAATCACAAACAAGTTATGAGCATCGGCGAGGCTGGATACAGTCCAGAATCAAACAACTAAGCCAAGTTTTTTGTATCGACATCTGTGCCTATGCAGTGATGAGTAATCACTATCATGTGGTGGTACATATCAATCAACAGCAAGCGAAAGCATTGTCGGATTTTGATGTGATTGAGCGGTGGAGTCAGCTTCATACAAAACCCTTGCTAATACAGCGCTTGCTTTCAAATCAGATAAACAGTGTTGCCGAATTAAACGCAGTCTATGAAATCGTAGAGCAGTGGCGAGAGCGCTTGTACAGCCTTAGTTGGTTCATGCGCGAGCTGAACTTTGACATTGCGATGAAGGCGAACCGAGAGGAGGACTGCACAGGACACTTCTGGGAAAGTCGCTACAAAAGTCAGGCACTATTAGATGAAAAAGCGCTACTTGCCGCTATGGCTTATACCGACTTAAATCCCATTCGAGCAAGCACGGCTAAAAGGTCAGAAACATCAGACTATACCTCAATTCAAGACCGCCTCAAGGCTCTGAATCGGGGGCAACACACCGCACCTTGTCTTCATCCGTTTGTGGGAAGTTCAACTAATGACATGTTAGCAGGGATCCCGTTCAGGCTGATGGATTATCTGGAACTAGTCGACTGGACTGGGCGACAACTCAGGCAAGGAAAAGCGCGTATTAACCCCGAGTTACCTCCCCTTCTGCAAAGACTGAGTCTTACGCAGCAAGAGTGGCTAAAAGTGTGTACTCAACTTGAAAAACAACGTGCAACTTTAGTCGGCGGCAAAGCCAGTTTTCCCTCAGTACTCATAAAGATGCAAAGGCATCGAATGTGTGGCTACCAACTCGGATAA
- a CDS encoding LysR substrate-binding domain-containing protein encodes MRTKSDDLEILLSVVDTGGFTAAAYSLDIQVARVSRAVSKVESQLGVTILNRTTRRIELTDEGRQFVDSVRIGLMQLQQAEEEIISRGELPKGRLRVDAASPFVFHQLVPLVQPFNQAYPDIELEMTSNEGFVDLLEKKTDIAIRIGALNDSTLHARPLGRSLLHIVASPDYLSKRGFPSKSSDLEHHDTIGFSTPKTLNEWPLKGFSGLTPTLTSSNGETVRQLALMGNGIACLSGFMVKRDIAEGRLIALLEGEKIGNSGREQINAVYYKSSSVAKRISAFIDFIQPKLDL; translated from the coding sequence ATGAGGACGAAATCGGATGATTTAGAAATTCTACTTTCTGTGGTCGATACTGGCGGGTTTACGGCGGCAGCATATAGTTTAGATATACAGGTCGCACGGGTATCGCGAGCAGTGAGTAAGGTGGAAAGCCAACTTGGCGTGACCATATTAAACCGAACGACAAGACGGATTGAATTAACGGATGAGGGACGGCAATTTGTGGATTCGGTACGAATTGGATTGATGCAGTTACAACAAGCGGAAGAAGAGATCATATCCCGTGGAGAATTACCCAAAGGGCGACTGCGTGTTGATGCCGCTAGTCCGTTTGTGTTTCACCAGTTAGTCCCACTCGTTCAGCCATTCAATCAAGCCTATCCTGATATTGAGTTAGAGATGACCTCCAATGAGGGTTTTGTTGATTTACTAGAAAAGAAAACCGATATCGCTATTCGTATAGGCGCATTAAATGATTCAACCTTACATGCTAGGCCTCTTGGCCGAAGTTTACTTCACATTGTTGCTTCACCTGATTATTTATCAAAGCGCGGCTTTCCGAGTAAGAGTAGTGATTTGGAACATCACGATACCATCGGCTTTTCAACACCAAAAACACTTAATGAATGGCCGCTGAAAGGATTTTCAGGACTGACACCAACTCTGACTTCAAGTAACGGTGAAACGGTTAGACAACTTGCTTTGATGGGAAATGGAATCGCCTGTCTATCGGGCTTTATGGTGAAAAGAGATATTGCGGAAGGAAGATTAATTGCCTTGTTAGAAGGTGAAAAAATCGGCAACTCAGGCAGGGAGCAAATTAATGCGGTTTACTATAAGTCTTCTTCTGTTGCCAAGCGGATTTCTGCTTTTATCGATTTTATTCAGCCGAAACTGGATCTGTAA
- a CDS encoding alkene reductase: MSKSLFQPIKLGVLTLKNRVVMPPMTRSRASQPGDVANEMMATYYAQRASAGLTVSEGTQISPNAKGYAWTPGIYTPKQIEGWRKVTEAVHAENGAIFAQLWHVGRVTHPDNIGGEQPISSSALKAENVKVFVDNGSDEPGFVDVVQPRAMTKSDIQQVIADYRQAALNAVEAGFDGIELHAANGYLINQFIDSEANNRNDEYGGSLENRLRFLDEVVAALVEAIGADRVGVRLAPLTTLNGTVDANPIETYTAAAAVLNKHGIVYLHIAEVDWDDAPDTPVSFKHALRECYQGVLIYAGRYNAEKAEQAINDGLADLIGFGRPFVANPDLPERLLHGYPLAEHDPNTLFGGTEKGLIDYPTYKA; encoded by the coding sequence ATGTCTAAATCACTTTTTCAACCTATAAAATTGGGGGTGTTGACTCTCAAAAACCGCGTCGTCATGCCTCCTATGACACGCTCCAGAGCAAGTCAACCTGGCGATGTCGCTAATGAAATGATGGCGACTTATTACGCGCAGAGAGCCAGTGCAGGTTTAACTGTCTCCGAAGGCACACAAATTTCACCCAATGCAAAAGGCTATGCATGGACGCCTGGTATTTACACACCTAAGCAAATCGAAGGCTGGCGTAAAGTGACTGAAGCAGTACATGCTGAAAATGGCGCAATTTTCGCGCAGCTTTGGCATGTAGGTAGAGTCACTCATCCCGACAATATCGGTGGCGAACAACCGATTTCTTCATCAGCGTTAAAAGCGGAAAACGTAAAAGTATTCGTTGATAATGGCAGTGATGAACCTGGTTTTGTTGACGTCGTGCAGCCTAGAGCAATGACAAAATCGGATATTCAACAAGTCATCGCAGATTATCGTCAAGCGGCATTGAATGCCGTTGAAGCTGGCTTTGATGGCATTGAACTTCATGCGGCGAATGGTTATTTGATCAACCAATTCATAGACTCGGAAGCTAATAACCGTAACGATGAATACGGTGGTAGCCTGGAAAATCGTCTTCGTTTTCTTGATGAAGTCGTTGCAGCATTAGTTGAAGCGATTGGCGCTGACCGTGTAGGTGTTCGTCTGGCTCCGTTGACTACCTTAAATGGCACCGTAGATGCGAACCCTATCGAGACCTATACCGCAGCAGCAGCGGTACTGAATAAGCACGGTATTGTATATCTGCATATTGCTGAGGTCGATTGGGATGACGCCCCCGATACGCCAGTCTCTTTTAAACATGCCTTACGAGAGTGTTACCAAGGCGTTTTGATTTATGCAGGTCGTTATAATGCGGAAAAAGCTGAACAAGCTATTAATGACGGTCTGGCTGATCTGATCGGCTTTGGCCGACCTTTTGTGGCGAATCCTGATCTTCCTGAACGTCTACTTCACGGCTACCCATTGGCAGAGCATGATCCAAACACCTTGTTTGGTGGCACTGAAAAAGGGCTTATTGATTATCCAACGTATAAGGCTTAA
- a CDS encoding zinc-binding dehydrogenase — MEQYQIWQYQSETRSLTLGKAEKPTLDDNEILVENKAIGINPVDWKFIKANPLNWSNGHVPGVDGAGIIVQVGAKVDTSFVGCRVAYHASLNHYGSFAEYTVLSADRVMMLPESLSFELAAALPCPMLTAWQAFEKIPLTQQREVLIVGFGAVNNLLSQLLVNAGYVVDVVSASLNEEHAEKLGIRQVYREQSQVSIKYFAIFDAISGENAAHLVPLLRANGHIICIQDRIPKPIDPPFTRTISYHEIALGALHEFGDKKDWYTLMQNGEALLKRVANGSVEVGFPITLAFEKMFDALEHSEFTKLKTVVTLS; from the coding sequence ATGGAACAATATCAAATTTGGCAATATCAGTCGGAGACACGCAGTCTTACACTGGGTAAGGCAGAAAAGCCAACTTTAGATGACAACGAAATCTTGGTGGAAAACAAAGCGATTGGCATTAATCCTGTCGATTGGAAATTTATCAAGGCTAACCCTTTAAATTGGTCTAATGGTCATGTTCCTGGTGTTGATGGCGCTGGTATCATTGTACAAGTAGGAGCTAAAGTTGATACCAGTTTCGTTGGGTGTCGAGTAGCGTATCATGCTTCACTTAATCACTATGGTAGCTTCGCTGAATATACAGTTTTGAGTGCTGATAGAGTGATGATGCTGCCTGAAAGCTTATCGTTTGAACTGGCTGCGGCACTGCCTTGTCCGATGCTTACTGCATGGCAAGCATTTGAAAAGATCCCATTAACTCAACAGAGAGAAGTGCTTATTGTTGGTTTTGGGGCGGTTAACAATTTGCTATCCCAACTCTTGGTTAATGCTGGTTATGTTGTTGATGTCGTCTCTGCGAGTCTGAACGAAGAGCATGCAGAAAAGCTAGGCATTCGTCAGGTTTATCGAGAACAATCTCAAGTCAGCATTAAATATTTCGCTATTTTTGATGCGATAAGTGGAGAAAATGCCGCCCATCTAGTGCCACTGTTGAGAGCTAATGGACACATTATCTGTATTCAAGATCGCATACCTAAACCCATTGATCCTCCATTTACCCGTACTATTTCCTACCACGAAATAGCTCTAGGAGCATTACATGAATTTGGTGATAAAAAAGATTGGTATACATTGATGCAAAATGGTGAAGCGTTACTTAAACGTGTTGCGAATGGCAGCGTTGAAGTTGGTTTTCCAATCACTCTTGCGTTCGAGAAAATGTTTGATGCATTGGAACATAGTGAATTTACCAAATTAAAAACGGTGGTCACATTGAGTTAA
- a CDS encoding alkene reductase, translating into MFNIFKGDALKTRNRIAMAPMTRSRTSQPGDVPNEMMATYYRQRASAGLVVTEGAPVSAVGRGYSMTPGIYTEEHIEGWKKVTQAVHEEGGKIFIQLWHVGRRSHSAISGEQPLAPSAIKVPDQVFGPLSEGGFGMIETETPQEMALQDIENTSADFVQAARNAVEAGFDGVEIHAAHGYLFDTFMRLESNQRQDQYGGSQENRMRFLLETLQAVVNEIGSDKVAVRVSPHVIEGFADEDPEIIEVTLKALEKMAPMNLAYVHFSERISRYVDVPETFRKQVREVYPKPIMIAGKLTKQSAQQLLDKQYADFVAFGTPFVTNPDLVTRFAHDLPLSEFDANARLTLYGGGEEGYIDYTTYQI; encoded by the coding sequence ATGTTTAATATATTTAAAGGTGACGCACTCAAGACAAGAAACCGTATTGCAATGGCTCCGATGACTCGTTCACGCACATCTCAACCTGGTGACGTGCCAAACGAGATGATGGCAACTTACTACCGTCAGCGTGCCAGTGCAGGTTTGGTTGTCACTGAAGGTGCACCGGTCTCAGCCGTAGGTCGAGGCTACTCTATGACGCCAGGCATTTACACAGAAGAGCACATTGAAGGCTGGAAGAAAGTGACTCAGGCTGTCCATGAGGAAGGAGGGAAGATATTTATCCAACTCTGGCATGTTGGGCGGCGTAGTCATTCTGCTATTTCTGGTGAACAACCTTTGGCCCCGTCAGCCATTAAAGTACCCGATCAAGTTTTTGGTCCATTGTCAGAAGGTGGGTTCGGAATGATTGAAACAGAAACGCCGCAAGAAATGGCGCTTCAAGACATCGAGAATACAAGCGCTGATTTTGTCCAAGCGGCTAGAAATGCTGTCGAAGCGGGTTTTGACGGTGTAGAAATCCATGCTGCACACGGCTATCTGTTTGATACATTTATGCGTCTAGAGAGTAATCAACGTCAAGATCAATATGGTGGTAGTCAAGAAAACCGTATGCGATTTCTGTTGGAAACGTTACAAGCGGTCGTCAACGAAATCGGTAGCGATAAAGTCGCGGTACGCGTCTCTCCACACGTGATCGAAGGTTTTGCTGATGAGGATCCTGAAATCATTGAGGTTACGCTAAAAGCACTTGAAAAAATGGCACCGATGAACTTAGCTTATGTTCATTTTTCTGAGCGAATTTCTCGTTATGTTGACGTTCCAGAAACATTTCGTAAGCAAGTTCGCGAAGTGTATCCAAAGCCTATCATGATAGCAGGAAAGCTGACCAAGCAATCTGCACAACAGTTGCTAGATAAGCAGTATGCTGATTTCGTTGCCTTTGGTACTCCTTTCGTAACGAACCCAGATTTAGTTACCCGCTTTGCACATGATTTACCACTGAGTGAGTTTGATGCCAATGCAAGGCTCACCTTGTACGGAGGCGGAGAAGAGGGCTACATCGATTATACAACTTATCAGATCTAA